One Bradyrhizobium sp. ISRA464 genomic window carries:
- a CDS encoding sulfite exporter TauE/SafE family protein, whose product MQELFALCWSEHMDGMSFELPLFIVATFGGAGALVAGLSGFASGLVVASIWLYILTPLQTASLIIAFGLVVQAYSVWKLRGALDWRRLWPFIFGAALGVPVGVTILTWGNPGCVRVGVDVFLVLYSLYALLRPALGPLKAPGAGVDAIVGFLNGVLGGITGLAGILVTIRCGLRGWPKDVQRAVFHPVAVATFLVSALWIGARGALSAETIKLFLIGLPALFAGTWIGLKLFGRLSEVAFRRIVLAPLLVSGAVLVV is encoded by the coding sequence ATGCAAGAGCTGTTCGCTTTGTGTTGGAGCGAACACATGGATGGGATGTCTTTTGAGCTTCCGCTTTTCATTGTTGCGACCTTCGGCGGTGCCGGTGCGCTCGTCGCTGGCCTTTCCGGATTTGCATCCGGCCTGGTAGTCGCCTCGATCTGGCTCTACATCCTTACCCCCCTGCAAACCGCCAGCCTGATCATCGCCTTTGGGCTGGTCGTGCAGGCCTACTCCGTATGGAAACTACGTGGTGCGCTGGACTGGAGACGGCTCTGGCCGTTCATCTTTGGCGCAGCACTCGGCGTACCGGTTGGCGTAACGATATTGACTTGGGGCAATCCTGGCTGCGTCCGCGTTGGCGTCGATGTGTTTCTCGTTCTCTACAGCCTTTATGCGTTGCTTCGTCCTGCGCTCGGGCCGTTGAAAGCGCCGGGCGCTGGCGTCGATGCCATTGTCGGATTCCTCAATGGCGTCCTGGGCGGTATCACCGGGCTCGCCGGAATCCTCGTCACGATCCGGTGCGGACTGCGCGGCTGGCCCAAGGACGTGCAGCGTGCGGTGTTTCACCCCGTTGCGGTGGCGACATTCCTGGTGAGTGCGCTGTGGATCGGCGCCAGGGGCGCGTTGAGCGCGGAGACAATCAAGCTCTTTCTGATCGGATTGCCCGCCCTGTTCGCCGGTACCTGGATTGGTCTCAAGTTGTTCGGTCGCCTCAGCGAGGTTGCATTCCGCAGGATCGTACTGGCGCCGCTTCTGGTTTCGGGCGCGGTCCTGGTCGTTTAG
- a CDS encoding amino acid ABC transporter ATP-binding protein, producing the protein MVVVEHLVKRFGSFNALSDINLKVAKGEKIVLCGPSGSGKSTLIRCINHIEKHDSGRIVVDGIELTDRMRDINTIRREVGMVFQSFNLFPHLSVAENCMLAPMKVRGLAQSEARDRAMVLLRKVRIHDQAKKYPAQLSGGQQQRVAIARALCMQPKIMLFDEPTSALDPEMVKEVLETMVDLAQDGMTMICVTHEMGFAREVADRVVFMDRGSIVEERDPSTFFRAPNTERAKAFLNQIIH; encoded by the coding sequence ATGGTTGTCGTCGAGCACCTCGTCAAGCGGTTCGGCAGCTTCAATGCCCTGAGTGACATCAACCTCAAAGTTGCAAAAGGAGAAAAGATCGTACTCTGCGGGCCCTCGGGTTCCGGGAAGTCGACTCTCATCCGCTGTATCAATCACATCGAAAAGCATGATTCCGGCCGAATAGTCGTCGATGGGATCGAGCTGACAGATCGGATGCGCGATATCAACACCATTCGCCGTGAAGTCGGCATGGTCTTTCAAAGCTTCAACCTTTTCCCACATCTTTCGGTAGCCGAAAATTGCATGTTGGCGCCAATGAAAGTCAGGGGGCTCGCTCAGTCTGAAGCACGTGACCGGGCGATGGTATTGCTGAGGAAGGTCCGGATCCACGACCAGGCCAAGAAATATCCCGCGCAATTGTCGGGCGGCCAACAGCAACGTGTCGCTATAGCCCGTGCCCTGTGCATGCAGCCCAAGATCATGCTCTTCGACGAGCCGACTTCTGCCCTCGATCCGGAAATGGTCAAGGAGGTGCTCGAAACCATGGTTGATCTCGCGCAGGACGGGATGACGATGATCTGCGTCACGCACGAAATGGGCTTTGCGCGCGAAGTTGCGGATCGAGTGGTCTTCATGGATCGCGGCTCAATCGTGGAAGAGCGCGATCCGAGCACCTTCTTTCGCGCGCCCAACACCGAGCGTGCGAAGGCCTTCCTCAACCAGATCATTCATTAG
- a CDS encoding amino acid ABC transporter permease yields MFGVLLENTTDGQRYIDWLLSGLGWTLALAFFGWWIAFGIGVVVGIGRTVRSSVIRALARLYVEIFRNIPVLVQMFLWYFVLPELLPSAMGDWIKQIPPPWGSFFPALWCLSLYTAARIAEQVRAGIEALPKGQAEAAAALGLSGYLTYRLIILPQALRVIVPSLTSEVMGVYKNTSVALTIGLMELTAQARQISDATFQTFAAFGAATLIYLALALIAYQTMMLIDKAVRIPGAAPGREAIGADFDDVKLESPLPASMEVVK; encoded by the coding sequence ATGTTCGGAGTTCTTCTTGAAAATACGACGGATGGTCAGCGGTACATCGACTGGCTTCTTTCGGGCCTCGGTTGGACGTTGGCGCTTGCCTTCTTCGGCTGGTGGATAGCGTTCGGGATCGGAGTCGTCGTTGGTATAGGTCGAACCGTGCGGAGTTCCGTTATCAGGGCATTAGCGCGATTGTACGTAGAGATCTTCCGAAACATTCCCGTTCTCGTGCAGATGTTCCTCTGGTACTTCGTCCTGCCCGAGCTTCTTCCGAGTGCGATGGGCGACTGGATCAAGCAAATTCCTCCGCCCTGGGGATCTTTCTTTCCCGCCTTGTGGTGTCTGAGCCTATATACCGCGGCACGAATCGCAGAACAGGTTCGGGCGGGCATCGAGGCCTTGCCGAAGGGGCAAGCCGAAGCGGCTGCCGCACTTGGTCTGAGTGGATATCTGACCTATCGCCTTATCATCCTGCCGCAGGCTTTGCGGGTCATCGTGCCAAGTCTGACAAGCGAGGTGATGGGCGTCTACAAGAACACGTCCGTCGCTCTGACCATCGGCTTGATGGAGCTGACCGCCCAGGCGCGCCAAATCAGCGATGCGACGTTCCAAACCTTCGCGGCATTCGGTGCCGCCACACTCATCTATCTCGCTTTGGCTTTGATCGCCTACCAGACGATGATGCTCATCGACAAAGCGGTGCGCATTCCCGGTGCCGCACCGGGCAGGGAAGCCATCGGGGCAGATTTTGACGATGTGAAATTGGAAAGCCCCCTGCCTGCCAGTATGGAGGTCGTGAAATGA
- the greA gene encoding transcription elongation factor GreA, with protein MIKLPMTAEGHAALEGELRHRIRTERPDLVQRIQQAIANDRNLVENSEYQIALAEQSVNDARIAELEDKLARAEIVDVSRLSGEQIKFGATVTLIDEDTGEKRIWQIVGEAEADASKHKISVTSPIALALIGKRNGSTVVKAPGGTKTYSVRQVEWLQSKPKQEQV; from the coding sequence ATGATAAAGCTTCCCATGACGGCCGAGGGGCATGCTGCGCTCGAAGGTGAACTGCGTCACCGCATCCGCACCGAGCGACCAGATCTCGTTCAGCGAATTCAACAGGCGATCGCCAATGACCGAAATCTGGTCGAGAACTCGGAATATCAGATTGCGCTTGCGGAGCAAAGCGTTAACGACGCTCGCATCGCCGAGCTGGAAGATAAGCTCGCGCGTGCTGAGATCGTCGACGTGTCCAGACTTTCCGGCGAGCAAATCAAGTTCGGAGCGACGGTGACGTTGATAGATGAGGACACTGGTGAGAAGCGGATCTGGCAGATCGTAGGCGAAGCCGAAGCCGATGCGAGCAAACACAAAATTTCAGTAACCTCGCCAATTGCTTTGGCATTAATTGGAAAGAGAAACGGAAGTACGGTGGTCAAGGCGCCGGGCGGTACCAAGACCTACAGTGTGCGACAAGTAGAGTGGCTCCAGAGCAAGCCCAAGCAAGAGCAAGTGTAA
- a CDS encoding amino acid ABC transporter permease: MNGLDFSIVVQACPYLWSGLLFSLSLTAAAFLVGMFLGTLFALVQHFELRILSQLVRSYVALMRSIPLILVLFWFFFLVPVVLGHLSGNGRPIPVGATYTAFITYGLFEAAYYSEIIRVGLRAVNEGQFEACQALALSTFDTYRHVVLPQVFRVASPIILSQTIILFQDTSLVYVLSLTDLLGAASKLAQLNGRLVEMYLAVAVVYLIISSTASQFVASLRKKYAIAGARR; this comes from the coding sequence ATGAATGGTCTCGATTTCTCGATTGTCGTGCAAGCGTGTCCCTATTTATGGTCAGGATTGCTGTTCTCGCTTTCGTTGACGGCAGCCGCCTTCTTGGTTGGGATGTTTCTGGGAACGCTCTTCGCCCTCGTGCAGCACTTTGAGCTCCGCATTCTGAGCCAGCTCGTTCGTAGCTACGTCGCCCTGATGCGATCGATTCCGCTCATTCTTGTCCTATTTTGGTTCTTCTTCTTGGTGCCCGTCGTTCTGGGACACCTGTCAGGCAATGGTCGTCCGATTCCAGTCGGTGCCACCTACACGGCGTTCATCACTTACGGCTTGTTCGAAGCCGCCTACTATTCGGAAATCATTCGCGTCGGATTGCGCGCGGTGAACGAAGGACAGTTCGAGGCTTGCCAGGCTCTCGCCCTGTCGACATTCGATACGTATCGTCATGTCGTCCTTCCGCAGGTGTTTCGGGTCGCAAGCCCCATCATACTGAGCCAGACCATCATTCTGTTTCAGGATACGTCCCTCGTTTACGTCCTGTCGCTCACTGATCTCCTTGGTGCGGCTTCGAAGCTTGCACAGCTCAATGGCCGCCTCGTCGAGATGTACCTCGCAGTGGCCGTCGTTTATCTCATCATAAGCTCAACCGCGTCCCAATTCGTCGCCTCGCTCCGCAAGAAGTACGCGATCGCGGGTGCCCGCCGATAA
- a CDS encoding amino acid ABC transporter substrate-binding protein: protein MFRTFALLSASAIAVFSVSAAQAGPTLDNIKSRRTITIGYREASIPFSYLAGDQKPVGFSLDLCAHVVDRLKADLSTPDLQIKLTPVNSSNRIPLIQNGTIDIECGGTASSKQRLEQVSFSVATFASQTAWLAKVSSGFKTPKDLKGRTIVVTQGSDALGIAKGISQDEGLNLTIAQAKDHAESLLLLTTGRASAWVEADILLAGMKADYSKPADLAFLRANYGTIYYYGLMFSKDDPDFKKMVDDVLSKLMASGEFTKIYDKWFMAAIPPRNINLNFPMTDALKERVAHPSDVVSN from the coding sequence ATGTTCAGAACATTTGCACTGCTTTCCGCGTCTGCGATTGCCGTGTTTTCAGTCTCTGCTGCTCAGGCAGGGCCAACTCTCGATAACATCAAGTCGAGGAGAACAATCACCATTGGCTATCGCGAGGCCTCGATACCGTTTTCCTATCTCGCCGGTGACCAGAAGCCTGTCGGGTTTTCCCTGGACCTCTGCGCGCACGTCGTCGATCGGCTGAAGGCTGATCTCAGCACTCCAGATCTTCAGATAAAGCTCACGCCGGTCAATTCGTCCAACCGTATCCCGCTTATCCAGAATGGCACAATCGATATCGAATGCGGCGGAACTGCCAGCAGCAAGCAGCGTCTGGAACAGGTCTCATTTAGCGTTGCAACCTTCGCCAGCCAAACGGCTTGGCTCGCGAAGGTGTCGAGCGGGTTTAAGACGCCGAAAGACCTGAAGGGAAGGACTATCGTTGTCACACAGGGGTCCGATGCGCTCGGCATCGCCAAAGGCATCTCGCAGGATGAGGGTCTCAATCTTACGATCGCGCAGGCCAAAGACCATGCTGAATCCCTGCTGCTGCTGACCACTGGGCGTGCATCGGCGTGGGTGGAGGCCGACATTCTCTTGGCCGGTATGAAGGCGGATTATTCGAAACCCGCTGACCTAGCCTTCTTGAGAGCCAACTACGGCACGATCTATTATTATGGTCTGATGTTCTCGAAGGATGATCCCGACTTCAAAAAAATGGTCGACGACGTTCTCTCTAAGCTCATGGCTTCCGGCGAGTTCACGAAGATCTATGACAAATGGTTCATGGCTGCGATTCCGCCAAGAAACATAAACCTCAACTTCCCAATGACCGACGCTCTTAAAGAGCGCGTTGCTCATCCTAGTGATGTCGTCAGCAATTGA
- a CDS encoding Cj0069 family protein, whose translation MFEPTTRLGRIAILWRGDEAARRSVSPETSRFKAVFAALADVGVDAEPVVYEDDVLDAVRAQLATLDGVLVWVNPIHEGRNRANLDALLREVAARGVWVSAHPDVILKMGTKEVLHRTRMMSWGCDTALYRTLEQMRVELPLRLAAGPRVIKRSRGNGGQGVWKVDALVSPPTRPMVRVLDATSDASEDVALDEFLQRCVDYFEDGSVIDQPFQARLSEGVVRCYMAGDRCAGFGHHKVKALVDEPTARAEAGPRLYASKADPRFQVLRRLMEDEWTPQLTTLLDIPSSDLPMIWDADFMLGPPRPDGTDSYVLGEINVSSVFPIPEEAWAEIAGRVADRLKSKL comes from the coding sequence ATGTTTGAACCCACAACTCGCCTCGGCCGCATCGCTATCCTCTGGCGAGGTGATGAAGCGGCGCGCCGCAGTGTTTCCCCAGAGACCAGCCGTTTCAAGGCCGTGTTCGCGGCGCTCGCCGATGTCGGCGTCGATGCCGAACCGGTGGTCTACGAGGACGATGTCCTCGACGCAGTGCGCGCACAGCTCGCCACACTTGATGGTGTACTCGTCTGGGTCAATCCGATTCACGAGGGGCGCAATCGCGCCAATCTCGACGCGCTGCTGCGCGAGGTGGCGGCGCGCGGCGTCTGGGTGAGCGCCCATCCCGATGTCATCCTCAAAATGGGCACCAAGGAGGTGCTCCATCGCACCCGCATGATGAGTTGGGGCTGTGACACGGCCCTCTACCGAACGCTCGAGCAGATGAGGGTGGAATTGCCGTTGCGGCTGGCAGCTGGCCCGCGCGTGATCAAGCGCAGCCGCGGCAACGGCGGCCAGGGCGTCTGGAAGGTCGACGCCCTGGTAAGTCCCCCCACCCGGCCGATGGTTCGCGTGCTTGATGCCACGAGCGACGCATCGGAGGACGTCGCTCTGGACGAGTTTCTTCAGCGGTGCGTCGATTATTTCGAAGACGGCTCTGTGATCGATCAGCCGTTCCAGGCGCGCCTGAGCGAGGGGGTGGTGCGCTGTTATATGGCAGGCGATCGCTGCGCCGGCTTCGGCCACCATAAGGTCAAGGCCCTGGTTGACGAACCGACCGCGCGCGCCGAAGCCGGACCACGGCTCTATGCCAGCAAGGCCGATCCGCGCTTTCAGGTCCTGCGTCGGTTGATGGAAGACGAGTGGACGCCGCAGCTGACAACCTTGCTGGATATTCCGAGCAGCGATCTCCCGATGATCTGGGACGCGGACTTCATGCTCGGTCCGCCCCGTCCCGACGGGACCGACAGTTACGTGCTCGGCGAGATCAACGTCAGCTCAGTCTTCCCGATCCCCGAAGAGGCTTGGGCAGAGATCGCTGGCCGAGTTGCCGATAGACTGAAGTCGAAGCTCTGA
- a CDS encoding amidohydrolase family protein, with protein sequence MSRAAIGWESMTESDRQIAQWVEETPFVDTHEHLIEESQRLAGEIHPRTLPCNDWAYLFRSYAAEDLVVAGLPAADLRKFLGPDLPSQEKYRIIAPYWDRIRHTGYAQALRHTFRGVYGEDELTAESLPRIAEKYRETVQPGFYARIFGLANIKGCHVNSLQRIFMETEQPELLDHDISILQLCRCSAADFAWVEAETGRRPTTLDEWLDVIDFYFATYGARAVAVKSQIAYSRALNFEPITKAHASRLFPHHADRVGALHALGPEDLKALQDYLFRYCVGKAGECGLPVKLHTGVLAGYGVMQLGRTHSNAADVCRLLQDFPETRFVLMHIGYPYQHEFIALAKHYPNAAIDMCWAWIINPVAGVRFLKEFLMAVPSNKIFTFGGDYVAVEPIYGHAFVARRGIALALSQLVTEGWIALEDTRSLIDRIMRGNAQQFFRKGYRENVTHP encoded by the coding sequence ATGAGTAGAGCTGCGATTGGCTGGGAGTCGATGACGGAATCCGATCGACAGATCGCACAATGGGTCGAGGAGACGCCGTTTGTGGATACCCATGAGCACCTGATCGAGGAAAGTCAGCGCCTTGCCGGCGAGATCCATCCACGAACATTGCCGTGCAATGACTGGGCGTATTTATTCAGGTCCTATGCTGCCGAAGATCTAGTGGTGGCCGGCCTGCCAGCGGCCGACTTGCGCAAGTTTCTCGGGCCGGATCTTCCAAGCCAGGAAAAGTATCGGATCATCGCCCCTTACTGGGACCGCATCCGCCACACTGGCTACGCCCAGGCGCTGCGCCATACGTTTCGCGGCGTATACGGCGAGGATGAACTGACTGCCGAGAGTCTGCCGCGCATCGCCGAGAAATATCGTGAAACCGTTCAGCCCGGCTTTTATGCGCGCATTTTTGGCTTGGCGAACATCAAGGGCTGCCACGTCAATTCGCTACAGCGCATCTTCATGGAGACCGAACAGCCAGAGCTGCTCGATCACGATATAAGTATCCTTCAACTGTGCCGGTGCAGTGCTGCTGACTTTGCGTGGGTGGAAGCCGAGACAGGTCGACGCCCAACGACACTCGATGAGTGGCTCGACGTCATCGACTTCTATTTCGCAACATACGGCGCCAGAGCGGTCGCCGTAAAATCGCAAATAGCTTATTCGCGTGCGCTCAATTTCGAACCGATCACCAAGGCGCATGCGTCAAGGTTATTTCCCCACCACGCCGACAGGGTCGGCGCATTACATGCCCTCGGTCCTGAGGATCTCAAGGCGCTACAAGATTATCTGTTCCGCTATTGCGTCGGCAAAGCTGGCGAGTGCGGCCTGCCGGTCAAGCTGCACACCGGCGTTTTGGCTGGCTACGGCGTGATGCAACTCGGTCGTACCCACAGCAATGCTGCCGACGTCTGCCGACTATTGCAGGACTTTCCAGAAACCCGATTCGTCCTAATGCACATTGGGTATCCATACCAGCACGAGTTTATCGCGCTGGCCAAACATTATCCCAACGCCGCGATCGACATGTGCTGGGCATGGATTATCAACCCAGTGGCAGGCGTTCGCTTTCTGAAGGAGTTTCTGATGGCGGTTCCGTCCAACAAGATCTTCACCTTCGGCGGCGACTATGTCGCTGTCGAGCCAATTTATGGCCATGCTTTCGTAGCGCGCCGCGGAATCGCTCTGGCACTCTCGCAATTGGTTACCGAAGGTTGGATTGCGCTCGAAGATACTCGTAGCCTGATAGACCGGATCATGCGAGGGAACGCCCAACAGTTCTTTCGGAAAGGATATCGAGAGAATGTGACGCATCCGTGA